In the Serinus canaria isolate serCan28SL12 chromosome 22, serCan2020, whole genome shotgun sequence genome, one interval contains:
- the LOC115484486 gene encoding protein phosphatase 1 regulatory subunit 3C-B-like: protein MPVDLAVRLCLSHSPPIRKLLNSYEELRGNRGRKPLRSCLNQKLSAEPEPERRDRSSKGQKKKQVVFADMKGLSLTAVRFFSKIEEDLCDLQHALSDLACFRPRKSPLWEAGRYVLDFPQPSANYVAFRNSLQSNFVCLESCVIQGHALSGTVKVRNISYEKKVMVRITFDSWKSFRDISCQYMHSTYGSADTDIFSFELTLPKPSISHRGAEFCISFQCGQKTHWDNNHGKNYKICHVGVIRPASCAVKSASRAWEHLGTSGTAALVLSHLQTWRHSETQAPYW from the coding sequence ATGCCCGTGGACCTGGCCGTGCGGCTCTGCCTGAGCCATTCGCCCCCCATCCGCAAACTGCTAAACTCCTACGAGGAGCTGCGGGGCAACCGAGGCCGCAAACCCCTCCGATCCTGTCTCAACCAGAAGCTGAGCGCAGAACCTGAGCCGGAGCGGCGAGACAGGAGCTCCAAGGGCCAGAAGAAGAAGCAGGTCGTGTTTGCTGATATGAAGGGGCTCTCACTGACAGCTGTCCGCTTCTTCTCAAAGATTGAGGAGGACCTCTGTGATTTGCAGCATGCCCTGTCAGACCTTGCCTGTTTCAGACCTAGGAAAAGCCCCCTGTGGGAAGCGGGCAGGTATGTGCTGGACTTCCCACAGCCGTCTGCAAACTACGTGGCTTTCCGCAACAGCCTGCAGAGCAACTTTGTGTGCCTGGAGAGCTGCGTGATCCAGGGCCATGCTCTGTCAGGGACAGTGAAGGTTCGAAACATCTCGTACGAGAAGAAAGTGATGGTCCGCATCACCTTCGATAGCTGGAAGAGCTTCCGGGACATCTCTTGCCAGTACATGCACAGCACGTATGGCTCAGCTGACACGGACATCTTCTCTTTTGAGCTTACCCTGCCCAAGCCATCCATTTCCCATAGGGGCGCAGAGTTCTGCATCTCCTTCCAGTGTGGACAAAAGACCCACTGGGACAACAACCATGGGAAGAACTACAAGATCTGCCACGTGGGTGTGATCCGCCCTGCCTCCTGTGCTGTGAAGAgtgccagcagggcctgggagCATCTTGGCACCTCTGGGACTGCTGCTCTGGTCCTTTCTCACCTGCAGACCTGGCGTCAT